TCGCCTCATGATCTCGGTGGATCCGAGTATCAACGAGATGCAGCCACCAACCTCTGCTGGTGTTGCTGGTCAGACACCAAGCGATGCCCAGCCAGTTGATTCATCCCCACTTGGTCAGTTTGCGTCACCAACTCACATCCCTGCGGAACCTTCCCCTCACTACGCGAGTACACCCGCTGCACAGGCAACTGCCTACAGTCAGCCAACAGAGTATGCCGAACCAGCCACTCCATCGCGCGCAAACCATGATTTCCGTGAGCTGCCCTCTGATTATCGGGAGATTCAATCCGAGTACCGCGATACCTTTGTAGATCCGAGGCGAAATGACGATCACCATTCATCGCGGGACATGGATCGCTATCCTCGCTATCAAATGGCTGATACCACCGCTCTGAGTGTTCAGGCGCGGCTCAATCCTCGCTACACATTCGACAACTTCGTTATCGGTGATTCCAATAGATTTGCGACGGCGACGTCGTTGGCCGTATCAGAATCTCCTGGTACCACGTACAACCCCCTCTTTCTCTATTCGGATTCGGGGATGGGCAAGACCCACCTCATGCACGCCATTGGCAACTATGCCTTGAGTTTGTACCCTCGCATCAAGGTCCGCTATGTCAGTGCCGAGGAATTCACGAATGCCTTTATCAACTCCGTGCGTGATGGCCGCCAAGCTGAGTTCAAGGACCAGTTCCGCACTGTAGACATCCTCCTTATTGATGACATCCAGTTCATTGGTGGGCGTAACACCACCGTGGAGGAGTTCTTCCATACGTTCAACGCCCTGACAAACGCCAACAAGCAAATCGTCATCACGTCCGACGTCGCCCCAAATCTTCTCAATGGTTTTGAAGAGCGAATGCTCTCTCGATTCAACTCCGGCGTGACGGCCAGCATTGATAAACCAAATCTCGAGACGCGAATCGCCATCTTGGACAAGAAAGCAAGTGCCGATGGTATCCAAGTACCACGCGATGTCCAGGAGTTCATTGCGACAAACATGACCACCAACATCCGTGAGATGGAGGGAGCTCTCAGGCGCGTCACTGCCTTTTCGGACCTCTCAAACCAGCCCGTTGATCTCACTCTCTCCGAGATGGTGCTCAAGGACCTCATCTCCAACCCGGAATCCGTAGAGATCACCGCGAGTCTCATCATGGGTCAGACGGCCAACTACTTCCAGATCTCCATTGACGATCTGACATCGGCAGATCGCTCCCGAGGACTCGTGACCGCACGCCAGATTGCAATGTACTTGTGCCGTGAGATGACAGATCTTTCACTACCTAAAATTGGCGAGATCTTTGGCGGCCGTGACCACACCACCGTGATGCATGCCTATCGCAAGATCGACAAGCAAATGGCCGAGAAGCAAACCACCTACAACCAAGTATCCGAACTGACCAGCCGCATTCGGCAGTAGATAGTCAACGCTCATCGCCTTTGTCTTCTCGTGCCCATCGGATTCCTCCGGTGGGCACCCTTTTTGCCTGAAAAGAAGCCAAAACCGTGAAATCCACAGCTTCTGTGAACATCGTGTTCGCAAGCCACAGAATTCTGAGGATCAACGAGGTCCATATGTGGACTATCCACCTGTGAAAAAGTTTCATCCACAATCCCCAACCTTTTTCCACACCCCAACCACAACCAGTTTGCACACTACAATGGCAAGTGTTTCCAACGATTCGAACAGCTATCCACAGGATCCACAAGGCCTACTACTACCACCAGTAATTACAAGAAATGAGAACAACCACGGTCTTGGACTGCACAACCCCAACCCATCGCGTCGAGTTCGCTTTCGAATCACAAGAAGTGTGGCTGTCTCGCGTAAGGTAGTGCTGGGCTATCAGTTCATCTGGGCCGAAGTTGTAGTTTCCTTAAGGAGCTCACGTTTCGACCGTTGAATCTAGATGCATGAAGATTTTGAAATCCGGAAGGAAGGTTCAGCTGTGAAGCTTCGAGTTGAGCATGATGTGTTTACTGATGCTGTTTCGTGGGTTGCCCGCACAATTCCGTCGCGTCCATCGCTGCCGGTGCTAGCTGGGATCAAGATTGAGGCCTCACGTGAGGGAACCATCGCTCTCAGCTCGTATGATCCAGACATCTCTTCATACGCACTCATCGAAGCCGATGTGGACGAACCTGGTGAGATTCTGGTTCATGGTCGCCTTCTGTCTGACTTCGCCAAAGCTCTACCTAATCGGGCAATCGACATGGAGACTTCAGGCTCAAAGCTTGAGATAGTCTGTGCGTCCTCGCATATTGCAATGCAGTCAATGCCGCTCGAGGATTATCCGGAATCTCCTGAGATGCCAGCGGTGACTGGCCAAGTCGACGGCGCCACATGGCAAGAAGCGGTGTCACAGGTTGTCACGGCGGCATCGAATGATGACACTCTGCCTCTGCTCGTCTCTGTTTGCATTGAGATCGAAGGTTCGAAGATCTCTCTCATGGCCACTGATCGCTACCGCTTAGCAGTGCGTGATCTGACCTGGCAACCAACAGATCCAACTGTTTCAGCGCGCATCCTAGTTCGTGCCTCGCGCCTCTCCGACATTGCGAAAGCACTCGGATCTGTTGGCAACGTTGAAGTATCTATAGATAACTCGGGCCGGGCGGGCCTCATCGGTTTCTCTGCAGCTGGTCGTCAGAATGTTGCACGTCTTATCGATGGCGATTATCCGCAAGTACGCGGCCTCTTCCCACCCGAGATGAGTGGTTTTGCAGTGGTTCGCCGTCAAGACCTCCTCGATGCGCTCAAGCGTGCGCGCCTCGTGGTTGAGAAGAACTCAGCAGTGAGGCTCTCCTTTAGCGAAGGGCAGGTGATTCTCGAGGCCGGGCAAGGTGACAATGCTCAGACAAGTGAAGCACTCGAGGCTTACCTCAACGGTGAGGACATCACGATGGCCTTCAATCCAACCTTCCTTCAGGAAGGGTTGAGTTCTGTCTCTTCGCCGTTCATCCGAGTTTCGTTCACACATTCCACGAAGCCTGCCGTCATGACGGCTCAGGATGAGATCGACGGTGATGATCTTGAGGATTTCCGACTGTTGCAGATGCCGATCCGCATCTACGGAAACTGACAAGGCCGTGAGGCGTGTATCTGACTGATCTGGCACTGTCAGACTTTCGATCTTACGAGCAGGTACTTCTTTCTCTGCGACCAGGCATTACCACTTTCGTCGGTGAGAATGGTCAAGGTAAGACCAACATTGTTGAAGCTATCGGTTATCTCGCAACGCTTTCATCTCACAGGGTTTCTTCCGACGCAGCTTTGATTCGGCAGGGATCCACAGCTGCGGTGGTGCGTGCCCGTGTGATGCACGGAGATCACCCAACAACGGTTGAAGTTGAGATCTACGCTGGTCATGCCAACCGGGCTCGGGTTAATCGGGGGCAGGTTCGTCCTCCAGAAATACTGGGGAACATTCGTGCTGTGACTTTTGCTCCTGAGGATTTGGAGT
The DNA window shown above is from Changpingibacter yushuensis and carries:
- the dnaA gene encoding chromosomal replication initiator protein DnaA, with amino-acid sequence MNDSNPARDAWSAATELLRAEGSLSNSQVAFVRMAHPLATVDEVFMIAVGSDFVKSWIDEHVAEEMTSKLSDILARDVRLMISVDPSINEMQPPTSAGVAGQTPSDAQPVDSSPLGQFASPTHIPAEPSPHYASTPAAQATAYSQPTEYAEPATPSRANHDFRELPSDYREIQSEYRDTFVDPRRNDDHHSSRDMDRYPRYQMADTTALSVQARLNPRYTFDNFVIGDSNRFATATSLAVSESPGTTYNPLFLYSDSGMGKTHLMHAIGNYALSLYPRIKVRYVSAEEFTNAFINSVRDGRQAEFKDQFRTVDILLIDDIQFIGGRNTTVEEFFHTFNALTNANKQIVITSDVAPNLLNGFEERMLSRFNSGVTASIDKPNLETRIAILDKKASADGIQVPRDVQEFIATNMTTNIREMEGALRRVTAFSDLSNQPVDLTLSEMVLKDLISNPESVEITASLIMGQTANYFQISIDDLTSADRSRGLVTARQIAMYLCREMTDLSLPKIGEIFGGRDHTTVMHAYRKIDKQMAEKQTTYNQVSELTSRIRQ
- the dnaN gene encoding DNA polymerase III subunit beta, which gives rise to MHEDFEIRKEGSAVKLRVEHDVFTDAVSWVARTIPSRPSLPVLAGIKIEASREGTIALSSYDPDISSYALIEADVDEPGEILVHGRLLSDFAKALPNRAIDMETSGSKLEIVCASSHIAMQSMPLEDYPESPEMPAVTGQVDGATWQEAVSQVVTAASNDDTLPLLVSVCIEIEGSKISLMATDRYRLAVRDLTWQPTDPTVSARILVRASRLSDIAKALGSVGNVEVSIDNSGRAGLIGFSAAGRQNVARLIDGDYPQVRGLFPPEMSGFAVVRRQDLLDALKRARLVVEKNSAVRLSFSEGQVILEAGQGDNAQTSEALEAYLNGEDITMAFNPTFLQEGLSSVSSPFIRVSFTHSTKPAVMTAQDEIDGDDLEDFRLLQMPIRIYGN